The sequence CGGCAGGCCCGCGTCCTCGAACTTCTTGGCCCACTCGGGGTCGGAGGCGATGAAGACCGGCAGGGCGTTGACGAACGCGCAACCGGCGTCGATCGCGGCCTGGGCGTAGAACTTGTCGGCCTGCTCCGAGCCCACCGGCAGGTAGGAGACGACCACGTCGACCTGCGCGTCCCGCAGCGCCTTGGCCACGTCGACCGGCTCGGCGTCGGACTCCTCGACGATCTCGCGGTAGTACTGGCCCAGGCCGTCGAAGGTCGGGCCGCGCTGCACGCTGACGCCGGTCGGCGGCACGTCGCACAGCTTGATGGTGTTGTTCTCGCTGGCCACGATCGCCTCGGCGAGGTCCATGCCCACCTTCTTGGCGTCCACGTCGAACGCCGCGACAAACTCCACGTCCGAGACGTGGTAGTCGCCGAAGGTGACGTGCATGAGACCCGGGACGCGGTCGTTCGGGTCGGCGTTCCGGTAGTACTCCACGCCCTGTACGAGGGACGAGGCGCAGTTACCCACACCGACGATGGCGACGCGGACGGAGCCCATAGCGTCTGCCTCCTTCTTCTTCATCACGGCCGCTCATTCCTGGACTCTCCAGGCGGGGGCGGGCTGTTGTTGTCTCGTCGGCCGCCGGCCGTCCCGGGTTTCGGGACCGTCGGGGCACGGCCGGAGCGCTCGTTGGCGATGAGCTCCTCCAGCCAGCGGACCTCGCGCTCACAGGCGTCGAGCCCATGGCGTTGCAGTTCCAGGGTGTACGCGTCGAGGCGCTCGGCCGCCCGGCCCAGCACGTCACGAAGACCTTCGCGACGCTCCTCGATCGTGCGTCGGCGACCCTCCAGAATCCGGAGTCGGGTCGCCTGGTCGGTCCGGGCGAAGAACGCGAAGTGCACACCGAAGCCCGTGTCGTCGTACGTCTCGGGCCCGGCCTGCGCGATCAGCTGGGCGAAGCGTTCCTTGCCCTCCGCGGTGATTTTGTAGACCACCCGACCTCGTCGGCTGGTCAGCGCGGGAACCTCCTCGGCGGTCGCGG comes from Micromonospora purpureochromogenes and encodes:
- a CDS encoding inositol-3-phosphate synthase, with amino-acid sequence MGSVRVAIVGVGNCASSLVQGVEYYRNADPNDRVPGLMHVTFGDYHVSDVEFVAAFDVDAKKVGMDLAEAIVASENNTIKLCDVPPTGVSVQRGPTFDGLGQYYREIVEESDAEPVDVAKALRDAQVDVVVSYLPVGSEQADKFYAQAAIDAGCAFVNALPVFIASDPEWAKKFEDAGLPIVGDDIKSQVGATIVHRALAKLFEDRGVELLRTYQLNFGGNMDFMNMLERTRLVSKKISKTQSVTSQIPHEMSKSDVHIGPSDHVPWLDDRKWAYIRLEGRSFGDTPLNAELKLEVWDSPNSAGVIIDAVRAAKIALDRKIGGPILSASSYFMKSPPVQYADHDAHAAVESFIKGEVER
- a CDS encoding PadR family transcriptional regulator, whose translation is MLELAILGLLQEAPMHGYELRKELAAKLGAIRAAISYGSLYPTLRRLQAAGWITEAAETPATAEEVPALTSRRGRVVYKITAEGKERFAQLIAQAGPETYDDTGFGVHFAFFARTDQATRLRILEGRRRTIEERREGLRDVLGRAAERLDAYTLELQRHGLDACEREVRWLEELIANERSGRAPTVPKPGTAGGRRDNNSPPPPGESRNERP